The sequence TGAGGCACCGGAAGTAGGGTGGTGCTGGAACTCACAGGGAGACACCAGGCAGAGGTCAACGTTGTGGGGAACCTCAGAGGGGAGTCCCGCCACCCCGCAGATGTTCTCCCCGGAACCACAGCGTCCATTTGGAGTGGGCCCATCAGGAAGAACCGTGCTGGCGCGGTCCAAGGCACCGGCAGAGGGGACCGGCTCTGAGGAGACCGAGAGGGAACAATCGACCTCGGTGGAGTGGGGGGAGCCGACCTCCGCCGGCATGGACGTCATGGTGGGGGAGGAGTCCCTGGCCGGACTCAGGAGGCTGGAGCATTTATCCTGAGACGATGTGGAGTTCTCCACACCTTCCCGCAGAGAGCTGACCTCCGAGGTTCTGCATGATCCGCCCTGGTTGTAGTCTTCAAAGCCCAGACTGGATCCCTGGGCACCCGGGCTGCTGAGACCCGGCGTGTCTTCAGGGGATGGGTGGAAGGGAGTGTGTCCGGCACTGGTTGGAGCAGAGTCTGCAGGAGAAAACAGCTCCAGGGTCTTCTCTACCCGGACTCTGGGGGAATCCTCTGCAACCCGGAAAATTGCCGGACTAAGGTCAAAGTTCACGCTGAGGTCACCTTTTGGTGTTCTGGTGATACGTGAGGCGGTGCCAACCGAATCCGTCTCAACAGAGCGGAACTTCTCAGGACTCTCTGTGGTGGAGATCTGGTTCCCATTGAGGGAAGTCTCCTCAGACGCCCCAGCAGTCTTTAGGCCTCTGTTCCCGTTGGCATCCTCCAGTTTGTTAAATTCCATCGTTGTGTCCTCGGCCTTTAAAGTCTTCTGGTTTTCCTGGGATCCCGACTTCCTACTTGTTTCCTTGTTGAAGGCATCTTTCTTGGGAAGCATCCCGCCCTTCTTCACACTCCCGGTTTTTCCCATAGGTTTCCTTTGGTCAGTAGCTCCGGTTAAGGAAGTGGTTCCATCGGTTCTCTTTACTTCTTTAACCAGTAACTTTGCCGGTTTCTTCTCCTCGGTTCTACTGTCCTTCTTGTTGTCtttctttggttctggttttgcttCCTTCTTGGTCCTCAGACTTGTGGTGTCCTTCTTTGCAGCTTCCTTCTTCTTTTCCGAGGTGTCTTCCTTCTTCCCAGAAGCAGCAGACACCTTCTCGTCCTTCTTTTTCACATCCTTCTTGTCCTCCTTTGACCCATCCCTCTTTGAATTTGGTTTCTCAGTAACTTTTGTGGTCTTCGCTTTCAGATCTGCGTCCTTTATCTGGGTCTTTTCTTCTGCATCCTTGGTTGTGGCGTCCCCTCCTGCTTTGGTCTTAGTCTTCAGCTCAGGTTTTCGGACTTCAATCCGTCTGTCTTTCTGTAAGGCACCGTTGGGTCTCAGGTCTTTGGACTGGGACTTGAGGCTTTCGCGACTCTCTTGGCGAATCAATGGCTTCTGGGTTTTGGACACTTGCAGCGCCTCTAGACTGACAGTTGGCTGCTTCAGGAAGTCCAGATGAGCGAGTTTGTCCAGAGCGTCCAGGATCTTGGCCTGTGGCGTGCAGCCGGGGAAGAGAACTCGAACAATTTGGTCCTGGGTTCTGGATGGGTGCCAGACCAGCAGGGCGCAGATGGACACCCGGCAGGTCAGAGGTAGCTCTGCAGCTCCTGAGTTAGCTTCATTGGGCCACAACTGCATTAGAGCCTCCAGGTCCTTGGACCCGCGGACCGGGTTCAAAACATACAGCTCCAGCCGGCCCACTCCCATCTTCTGGAACAGGATCAGTGGCTCTACAGCGGGCCCGCCAGGCCTGCTCAAAGGTTCTGGAGTCACTCCCAGCTTCTGGAGGGTCAGCAGGGTAAGAGCCGCCTGGTCACAGCCGCGGAGCCGGCCTGGTTCTGGACGGACAGACTTCAGTCTGCTTGGGGCATTGAAGAACACCACGCCAAGCTCCGGGGACACCAGGTTCCTGATCTGTTGATCACCgtcctcctggttctgctcgGCTGCCTTCCTGAGCAGCAACGAGTTCAGGCCCGGCAGGTTGTCCTCGCCCATGTGGGTCAGCAGTACCGAGTCGACTCGGTCCAGGTGCCGGACCAGCTTCCAGAAGCAGGCGCGTGGGTCCGAGCCACCGTTCACCAGCACGTTGAAGCCATTGACGGCGAAGAAGGCGGAGTCACCGCGGCCGCCGGGGAACACGTAGCAGCAGGGCCGGGACAGCTTGAGGAAGCCGGCGGTGCCGGGTGGCTCCAGGAGGTCAAAGGGCGAGCCGGGCTCCAGCGACTCCGACAGGTACTCCGTGAACTCCTGCAGGCCCTCCATCTCCGGCAGAACCAGGCCCGGGTTGACCCGCACACAGACCGGGACCTGCAGGTTCTGCAGCTCCGAGTCTGTCCAGAGGCAATGGGCTGGGCAGCTGAGGGTGAGACGGGCCTTCAGAACCGGGTCAGCAGAACCCAGCAGCTCCACCACCTATAGCACCAGAGACACAAGTCTTACCAAacagaccagaaccagctggctctaaccatcagaaccagctggTTCTAATATCAGTACCACTCACCTCGTCACCTGTTAGGATCTGGGCCAGATCCCGGCTGGAGAATCCGCCCTGCTGCAAAACCAGctctccgctgctctccacgcACTGACCCGCCAAAACCAGCAGCTTGTGGTGCGACGTGCCAGACGAGCCGCTGGACCTGAACAGAACCGACGGGTCCGTTAGAGTCCGTCAGAGTAGACAGAGATACAAAAAGAGTCTCACCTCTGAGCAGACCAAGCTCTGTGTCGGGTTCAGAACCACCTGGGTGTCCAGAACTTCTCCCCGGTGCTGCAGGGTCCGCTGACCTGCAGGACCAACAGAACATCCGTTACACAGCAGGAAGAGTTGGACGGACTGTGTCCCGGgtaagaaccagaacctggttaCAGAACGGCGGCACCCGGTTCTGCTCATTAGTTTTGTGGTTCAGAAACTGGGTCAGAACTGTAGTGGAAACGCCCCTGATGTTCCTGCAGGCGGCTCAGCAGAGACTCAGCTGACCCGGTTCATGagctcacacacgcacacagcagGAGGGCCAgtaaagttctggttctgatcggtCTGCTCACACTGAGGCAGCAGCTGATCTACACTCACCTGCAGGAAGTTCCACCTTATCACAAAGCGCCACCCACTTTAGTTCTTGGTCCATTCATGGCGGTGGGCGGAGCTATTACACCCACTGTGGCCCCACCCTCTATAGTTCTACCCCTGTATTGAGAGGAGCACCTCGTATGCATAGAGGATCTTTGTTCCTCACCTCGAATGTCTTCAGACAGAAAAGCTGAATGTCTCGACACGAAGAGCTTTAGctgctgatccagaaccgcaacGTCTAGATCCGCCTGCCAGCAGCGCACACCTGGAACAGAGACACCACCTGATCAccttcatcaccatcatcatcaccaggTCCTCAGACCTAGCCGTTCATGAGCTGAACTAGTAAATAAAATGGTGACTAGGATGAGCAGAAATGTTGCTTTGGAATCATTGGTagtcaatagcatgtggagtaCCATTATTATGTTGACTAATATGGACTGACTCCATTcagtataaaaatattaatgtataagctaaaattagccaaaatgctaaagctagcttaaatgctgtcagtagcatgtggggtaacACCAGCATGTTGACTATCACTGTCACACTCCATTTAGTGTGTAAAGCTTAGGCTTTATgtaaaaatgagctaaaatgctaaagtgAGCTTAAGTGCTACATTTCGCCATCACCAGCATGAGTTTCAAGCCAATTACAGTTGTTAGCTTGTGGATGGCGGTGTGTCGGACCAGCCTTCAGCCTCTTAGCCTCCATCATTATTGGAATCCGAGTTAATCCAGAACTTGTTGTCAAGTGAACGCATGTTTATGGAGCCATTTCCCATCACAACAATGGAACTTTGAAATTATCCAGAATCTGAAACTATGAAACTGAAAGGATGAACAGATAATCCGAAGGTTACAATTTGGTGGCTGCTTATTGACATCTgctttctggttctgtttgaggGTTTTCAgtcctgtttttctgtaataCTATTATTTATAGATATTAGAGGAAAGAGAGTCTACTGTGGCAGGGACtaccaagaaaaacagaacctgAACAAAAGGCCCCGCTAAGCATCAGTTTCACAGAGTGACCCATCGCTTTTCTTCCTATCTTTGACCAACAAGGTTTCctgaacaaacaggaagttggtgTGCAGAAACATAACTTCCTCTTTCTGTCCAGCAGTGACAGAACCACAGcaggttctccagaacctgGGCTCAGAACCAGTTCTTCTCCAGATCCAATCAGAACAGCAGTGATCAGAACCAGACGGGTACAAActgagagctgctgctcctcggGGGGTTCTATAGGGAACTGGGTTCAGTGAATGGACCAGAGGTTTCTTGGGTTCCTCCTAGAGGAGAAGCATGTTCTGGTTCTAGATCCTGGACCTGTCCTGGGATCACCCGACCACAAACAGAAGCGttgctcctccagctgcagatGTTCAGAGAAGCTGATCTAGTGTTCTGATCATTCAGAAGAAACCCGTCTTGAAGCGGGTCCGAGCCACAACCAGCCGGAACCAGGCTGAACCCGGCCCTCTCTGGTTACTGAATCAGATTTGGTCCAGActacagtttctgtttctgtttcaggacCAATAagactggttctggttcggttcAGTCCTGTAGTTCATAGACGCTTTACTCTGAAAAGTCAACTTCCGATAGAGGAAGCCAGAATGCTAATCCCGATAGCATGGCTCTGTCCGACCACAGAAAGTTCTGTTAAGAGTTCAAACCTACCTCATATTTCAAGACACTGTGTAGCTCTTCATACCGAACATAACCCTTGAAAAACCGAACCGGGACCTGAATTTATGCGCTGGTCCGAATTGCAGTAGTccaatgcttttattttgaaaagctcaCAGACCTCCCGCCCTACGGTTCGGTTCTTCAGTCCTCCAGAATCCCCTCACCTGCTTCTATCTGTCGCAGTACGAGATCCAGCGGTCCACTTGGCTGCAGCGCTCCCACCACGACCAGAACCGAGTGATCCGCAGCCGCTGCGGGCCGAGAAGAACTGGAACCGCCGCCCCGCTGCGCCGCCATCACTCTGACTGCTTGCAGCCAACGTCATTCCGCACGTTGACGCTCAGCACCGCCTTGGTAGGAGGAGTCCTGTAGAGGCGGGTGGACGGCTTCattgcagccaatcagagaccacAAAGAGAGGCGTCTCAACCGTGAGAAATCAAAGTGATTTCGGCCCAGTTGGAATTGAAACCAGAATGAAAGTTGCATTCTGTGTAGACTTAAGCAAACTCCAGCAGAATAACAAGAAAGGCCTTCAATGTAGCTAGCAAAGCGAAACTATGAACATATTCCTGCTTTCTTTCACATAACCTAGAAACTGTTTCCACTTCAATCAGTCTGGCGGCATGTACTGACTCTTCCCACACTCCCCTGGTAACCTGAACGCCTCGAGTCTCTCGCTCAGAAACCTCTGGACTCAAACGGCTTTGGTGTCCGGTTCTGGATTTGTCGGAGCTCCGCTGGAAGACAAAGTAATACTTTGATATTAACTTGAACTGGTACCCCTCTAAGGAATTCCTTAGACTTCGATTTGCTACTGATGATaacacttgtttattttgtgacgGTGATATCGAGACGACTGAACATCTATTTTATGAATGTGTTTATTGCAAAACTTTGTGGGATGACGTGCACGACTGGCTTTTCCCTAAAATTCCAAACTTACCTCAATTTTCTAAGAAAGACATTATTTTCGGGactctgagaaaaagaaaagaaatttgaaaggccactaaatgtaataattatcaTGGGCtaattttttattcacaaatgtcGTTTTCTTAAAACCAAATCATCTTTCCCTACTTTTCACAAGGAACTCTGCCTCCTCTTCTCATCTCTAAAATTTATGAACAAAGAACAAGATGCAGAACTCTATAATATGATAAACAATTTGAATCTGATGGAAAACCcctattgtgtgtttttatttggttgttgtttgttttagttttttgttctttttgtgttgcgttttgttttttctttttgtcatttctgtaaCTATGGAAGCAACCTAGGTTGGCTTCTTCTATTTTTACAGACTTGCGAACATCTGATGCCCATACCATGTTTGTTGCATATGATAATAAAATTataggggagaaaaaaacaaacacgtttGCTCGTTTCGAGAACcaaagagccaaaaaaaaaaaaaaaaaaaaaaagatcaacatGAACTAGTCCGGCTCCAGAgtttgagacagaaacagatattaatgtgtttttattgatacAGCTCCGCATTATGAGAAATTTGTTTTAGCCTCATTATGATGAGACAGGATAAAATTAGGAAGACTTTTCAAAAGGGACTACACTAAAGGGTGAACTGCGCATACTACAAAACCACGTGTTGATGACGTGTTTCCGCCACTAGAAGCGCTCCGACAGACGTCAGCAGTCATTTTTCCCCACTCCGCTGTGAAGCCTTTCTTGTTGTTAGTGACTGCCTGTTTTTTCTTACAGCTCTCGGAACCCCTGAACGCCTCACTGGGGTCAACATGGCGACACCTCTGCCGAGCAGATGCAGCTTCTTCGTGCAGAAGAAAAACCGCTTCTGTAAGATGGTCCCCGGAAAGGGGCGGAGCTTCTGCGGAGAGCACGCGACCATGGTGAGCCACGTGGACTCAGTAGCTACTTCCCAAAAAGATCTTATCTGAATCAGTGCCGCTGATCAGCAGTGAGGTCATTAAAGCTGTGACGTGTTCCCTGTTTCAGGAGGAGGGGTTCGGAGACTGCAGGAGGATCACATGTCCACTGGACCCCAAGCAGTGAGTCCTGCTTCTGATCTGTCTGGGTCGCACTAGAACCGGGTCAGTAATCAGAATCTTTTCTGTCAACAGCACCGTGgcccaacagaacctggagaagcaCCTGAAGAAATGCAACTCTAGAGAGAAACCCCGACCTGTGAGAACATCCaaccttcatccatccatccaaccatccatccatccatccatccaaccatctttctctctcaccAGGTCTACTATGTGGAGAACATCAATGCAGGACGAGTCGATAGAGATCAGGAGTTTCCAGAGGTAACAGAgctgatgatgaaggtgatggtgatgatgatgatgatgatgatgaaggtgtgTATCAGGTGTCTCTGGCTGAGCGCAGCAGAGCAGATCTGGAGTCTCTGGTGGAAAAACTGAAGGCAGCTACTGAAGGTGAGTTTCT comes from Gambusia affinis linkage group LG10, SWU_Gaff_1.0, whole genome shotgun sequence and encodes:
- the LOC122838728 gene encoding LOW QUALITY PROTEIN: microtubule-associated protein 1B-like (The sequence of the model RefSeq protein was modified relative to this genomic sequence to represent the inferred CDS: substituted 1 base at 1 genomic stop codon) — its product is MAAQRGGGSSSSRPAAAADHSVLVVVGALQPSGPLDLVLRQIEAGVRCWQADLDVAVLDQQLKLFVSRHSAFLSEDIRGQRTLQHRGEVLDTQVVLNPTQSLVCSEVRLFLYLCLLXRTLTDPSVLFRSSGSSGTSHHKLLVLAGQCVESSGELVLQQGGFSSRDLAQILTGDEVVELLGSADPVLKARLTLSCPAHCLWTDSELQNLQVPVCVRVNPGLVLPEMEGLQEFTEYLSESLEPGSPFDLLEPPGTAGFLKLSRPCCYVFPGGRGDSAFFAVNGFNVLVNGGSDPRACFWKLVRHLDRVDSVLLTHMGEDNLPGLNSLLLRKAAEQNQEDGDQQIRNLVSPELGVVFFNAPSRLKSVRPEPGRLRGCDQAALTLLTLQKLGVTPEPLSRPGGPAVEPLILFQKMGVGRLELYVLNPVRGSKDLEALMQLWPNEANSGAAELPLTCRVSICALLVWHPSRTQDQIVRVLFPGCTPQAKILDALDKLAHLDFLKQPTVSLEALQVSKTQKPLIRQESRESLKSQSKDLRPNGALQKDRRIEVRKPELKTKTKAGGDATTKDAEEKTQIKDADLKAKTTKVTEKPNSKRDGSKEDKKDVKKKDEKVSAASGKKEDTSEKKKEAAKKDTTSLRTKKEAKPEPKKDNKKDSRTEEKKPAKLLVKEVKRTDGTTSLTGATDQRKPMGKTGSVKKGGMLPKKDAFNKETSRKSGSQENQKTLKAEDTTMEFNKLEDANGNRGLKTAGASEETSLNGNQISTTESPEKFRSVETDSVGTASRITRTPKGDLSVNFDLSPAIFRVAEDSPRVRVEKTLELFSPADSAPTSAGHTPFHPSPEDTPGLSSPGAQGSSLGFEDYNQGGSCRTSEVSSLREGVENSTSSQDKCSSLLSPARDSSPTMTSMPAEVGSPHSTEVDCSLSVSSEPVPSAGALDRASTVLPDGPTPNGRCGSGENICGVAGLPSEVPHNVDLCLVSPCEFQHHPTSGASPDLSDNDPSPPTSACSQETPPTSVSDSLPTTTDSDVPPSTEECPSITADLDSDEDSGFLRHASDLPSQHFLRRTGLDPPPAPVKDLPPLPLQRGACMADPEADRAPKASGARKKPLQRTTSGSSRSKAGSPGSLRTGLDYKPSSRSLPGGSKVTPSRPSGSAGSAGLEGPVVYVDLAYLPSGPASSTVDHGLFKRLRASYYIISGDDPAKEAAMRRILDGLLAGKSTWPDDPVTLIPTFDSLAMHEWYQETHERQQQLAVTVLGSNSTVAMQDETFPACKVEF